A stretch of Aerococcaceae bacterium zg-252 DNA encodes these proteins:
- the mgtE gene encoding magnesium transporter, with product METINQLNEIRDQFTELINQKRTKAAYELIKNLNEVDIAHLIDELDPTIGVILYRLLPKAIATLVFANFDTEQQTAIINASTDQEIEHILNELYFDDMVDLIEEMPSNVVNDILKHTSAAERQLINQFLMYPDSSAGSMMTIEYVSLKKEFTVREALDKIKREGIDKETIYTLYVTDEKRVLEGILSLRELIVADLDTKIKSLMSEDVIYAHTLDDREDVAKQFSKYDLTALPIVDNEKRIVGIITVDDVLDVLEEETTEDFQIMAATTPNEKPYMSTSVLELAKDRIFWLLILMISATVTQKIINNYESILSSTAFLSGFIPMLMDTGGNSGSQSSTLIIRSLAINDVTTGDWLSVLWKEFRVALLCGVVLAFVNYFKIIYIDRIPANIALTVSITLIFSVMSAKIAGGALPLLAHKLKLDPAIMASPLITTIADAISLVVYFMLARTIIGF from the coding sequence TAGATCCGACAATAGGTGTAATTTTATATCGGTTATTACCAAAAGCGATTGCAACGCTGGTATTTGCAAATTTTGATACGGAACAACAAACAGCGATTATTAATGCCTCAACAGATCAAGAAATTGAACATATTTTAAATGAACTATACTTTGATGATATGGTTGATTTAATTGAAGAGATGCCGTCAAATGTTGTTAATGATATTTTGAAACATACTTCTGCAGCTGAACGCCAATTAATCAATCAGTTTTTAATGTATCCAGATTCTTCGGCTGGCTCTATGATGACGATTGAATATGTTTCATTGAAAAAAGAATTTACGGTCAGAGAAGCACTTGATAAAATTAAGCGAGAAGGTATTGATAAAGAAACGATTTATACACTTTATGTTACCGATGAAAAGCGTGTGCTAGAGGGTATCTTGAGTTTGAGAGAATTAATTGTTGCAGATTTAGACACGAAAATCAAATCGTTAATGAGTGAAGATGTAATTTATGCCCATACATTAGATGACCGAGAAGATGTTGCGAAACAATTTTCTAAATATGATTTAACGGCATTACCGATTGTCGACAATGAAAAACGGATTGTTGGGATTATTACGGTCGATGACGTACTCGATGTTTTAGAAGAAGAAACAACGGAAGATTTTCAAATTATGGCTGCTACTACCCCGAATGAGAAACCATACATGAGTACAAGTGTGCTTGAACTGGCAAAAGACCGGATTTTTTGGTTATTAATTTTGATGATTTCAGCGACAGTTACGCAAAAAATTATTAATAATTATGAATCAATATTAAGTAGTACTGCCTTTTTATCTGGTTTTATCCCAATGTTAATGGATACTGGTGGGAACTCAGGTTCGCAAAGTTCTACTTTAATCATTCGAAGTTTAGCGATTAATGATGTTACGACAGGTGATTGGTTGAGCGTGTTGTGGAAAGAGTTTCGTGTTGCTTTGTTATGTGGTGTGGTCTTAGCATTCGTCAATTATTTTAAAATTATTTACATTGACCGAATTCCTGCTAATATTGCGTTAACGGTTAGTATTACATTAATATTTTCTGTTATGAGTGCGAAAATAGCAGGTGGAGCGTTACCACTGTTAGCACATAAATTAAAACTAGACCCTGCGATTATGGCGTCACCCTTAATCACGACGATTGCTGATGCGATTAGTTTAGTTGTTTATTTTATGCTAGCACGCACAATTATTGGATTTTAA
- a CDS encoding ABC transporter ATP-binding protein, whose amino-acid sequence MKNNVLFKLLRKYPIQLVGIISLRICCAGLQVYASLLLAKVLNHLVDRQFIPFFSAVAWNLCAWLLLHVFYLISAVCEEKYIGDINNDLRMIVSDIISEKAYQQQEENQKTYFAWMTQDIELVNTKGIEIVFDFVTFSSALFFTVLSLIKFHYIILVVAFILWILMNLYAKVFKKKSVEIGKKFSDANALFTNQVLDKLAGLNIYFNMNLMSQFKGDIWKASDSLKKSKIYYRTSSVAIQRVNSAISSFSQNMILLLTGYLIFQGQVEVGAFLAVGNIAGIFFTCISQINDSILKIYSTQEIVGKFDVSIKVKRPNTNSFVFNNRIKLENVSYALNDKLIIEDFSIVINKNEKVAIIGDSGRGKSTLLNLISARNACSAGKISIDQMEYSYLDQYELKNNITYIDQNAYLFNMSVRDNITMGRDYSDDKIIEMMKQLQLNHVLEKIDYNLDFLIEENGKNFSGGEKQRLNLARQLIDPKSIILLDEVTSALDATTREKIENYILSLKEHTIIMVTHHLSDSTKENLDKVIRL is encoded by the coding sequence ATGAAGAATAATGTTTTATTTAAACTATTAAGGAAGTATCCGATTCAGTTGGTAGGGATTATTTCATTAAGAATTTGTTGTGCGGGGTTACAGGTCTATGCATCACTACTACTTGCTAAAGTCTTGAATCATTTAGTCGATAGACAATTCATTCCATTTTTCAGTGCTGTAGCATGGAATTTATGTGCTTGGTTATTATTGCATGTATTTTATTTGATTTCAGCTGTTTGTGAAGAAAAATATATAGGAGATATTAATAATGATTTGAGAATGATTGTGTCAGATATTATTAGTGAGAAAGCCTATCAACAGCAAGAAGAAAATCAAAAAACATATTTTGCTTGGATGACACAAGATATAGAGTTAGTTAATACAAAGGGGATAGAAATAGTATTTGATTTTGTTACTTTTTCAAGTGCTCTATTTTTCACGGTTTTATCATTAATTAAGTTTCACTATATTATTTTGGTAGTAGCATTTATTCTATGGATATTGATGAATTTATATGCAAAAGTATTTAAAAAGAAAAGTGTTGAAATTGGTAAAAAATTTTCGGATGCCAATGCATTATTTACGAATCAAGTTCTCGATAAATTAGCAGGTTTGAATATTTATTTTAATATGAATTTGATGAGTCAATTTAAGGGGGATATTTGGAAAGCATCTGATTCATTGAAAAAGAGTAAAATTTATTATAGAACTTCAAGTGTTGCGATACAAAGAGTGAATAGCGCTATTAGTTCTTTCAGTCAAAATATGATTTTGCTTCTAACGGGATATTTAATCTTTCAGGGACAAGTTGAAGTTGGAGCGTTTTTGGCAGTAGGAAATATAGCAGGGATATTTTTCACTTGTATTTCACAAATCAATGATTCTATTTTGAAGATTTATTCTACTCAAGAAATTGTTGGAAAATTTGATGTATCGATAAAAGTGAAGCGTCCTAATACAAATAGTTTTGTTTTTAATAATAGAATTAAACTTGAAAATGTGAGTTATGCATTGAATGATAAATTAATCATTGAAGATTTTTCAATCGTAATTAATAAAAATGAAAAAGTTGCGATTATTGGAGATAGTGGGCGAGGTAAATCCACATTGTTGAATTTGATAAGTGCAAGGAATGCATGTTCTGCTGGAAAAATAAGCATTGACCAAATGGAATATAGTTATCTCGATCAATATGAATTAAAAAATAATATTACGTACATTGACCAAAACGCTTATCTATTCAATATGAGTGTTAGGGATAATATCACAATGGGGCGAGATTACTCAGATGATAAGATTATTGAAATGATGAAACAGCTACAACTGAATCATGTATTAGAGAAAATAGATTATAATTTAGATTTTCTAATAGAAGAAAATGGTAAAAATTTTTCAGGTGGTGAAAAGCAACGTTTGAATTTAGCTCGACAATTGATAGATCCTAAATCTATTATACTATTAGACGAAGTTACTTCAGCGTTAGATGCTACAACTAGGGAGAAAATTGAAAACTATATTTTATCTTTAAAAGAACATACAATTATTATGGTTACTCATCATTTATCTGATTCAACTAAAGAAAATTTAGATAAAGTGATTCGATTATAA
- a CDS encoding helix-turn-helix transcriptional regulator, protein MITYNKKIKDLRLQLNMTQNDLAKGITSQSVISKIEKGLISPDIDLLQQICERLNTSLATLLDEDYKTITLNTDYIDSLLEKRDYVHLEKYLSTLDISSLSSNQAHFIEWIKLVIQTACYGETDSVIEKANHLITLISTNNNKFNIELKINLYLLIANIYEELKDINQTKEFLLKAYSFSRLPIVAWNIQHKILYGLSRIYYQLNCYEESYQFGLETLEITISNHTLMYLEDILLVLANASIKLGSVEESKEYINQAEVIAKLKLNNRNLKQLNIFKNLHFQQ, encoded by the coding sequence ATGATAACATACAATAAAAAAATCAAAGATTTACGACTTCAACTTAATATGACACAAAACGACTTAGCTAAGGGTATAACAAGCCAGAGTGTTATTTCAAAAATCGAAAAAGGATTAATCAGCCCGGATATTGATTTATTACAACAAATATGTGAACGATTGAATACTTCATTGGCAACTTTACTAGATGAAGATTACAAAACTATAACACTTAATACGGATTATATTGATTCTTTATTAGAGAAAAGAGATTACGTTCATTTAGAAAAATATCTCTCCACTTTAGATATATCATCTCTTTCATCTAATCAAGCTCATTTCATTGAATGGATTAAATTAGTTATTCAAACGGCTTGTTATGGAGAAACTGACTCTGTAATCGAAAAAGCCAATCATTTAATTACTTTAATTAGTACAAACAATAACAAATTTAATATTGAATTAAAAATAAATCTTTACTTATTAATTGCAAATATTTATGAAGAACTGAAAGATATTAATCAAACCAAAGAATTTCTTTTAAAAGCATATTCATTTTCAAGACTACCTATTGTCGCCTGGAACATACAACACAAAATATTATATGGATTATCTCGGATCTACTATCAACTCAATTGTTACGAAGAATCTTATCAATTTGGACTTGAGACACTTGAAATAACCATATCAAACCATACATTGATGTACTTAGAAGATATTCTGTTAGTACTTGCGAACGCTTCTATTAAATTAGGGAGTGTAGAAGAGTCCAAAGAATATATCAATCAAGCTGAAGTAATTGCCAAATTAAAACTAAACAATCGCAATCTAAAGCAACTAAACATCTTTAAAAATCTACATTTCCAACAGTAA